One Peromyscus leucopus breed LL Stock chromosome 4, UCI_PerLeu_2.1, whole genome shotgun sequence genomic region harbors:
- the Sema6d gene encoding semaphorin-6D isoform X10, whose protein sequence is MRFFLLCFHVLFLLVSRLRAVSFPEDDEPLNTVDYHYSRQYPVFRGRPSGNESQHRLDFQLMLKIRDTLYIAGRDQVYTVNLNEIPKTEVIPSKKLTWRSRQQDRENCAMKGKHKDECHNFIKVFVPRNDEMVFVCGTNAFNPMCRYYRLNTLEYDGEEISGLARCPFDARQTNVALFADGKLYSATVADFLASDAVIYRSMGDGSALRTIKYDSKWIKEPHFLHAIEYGNYVYFFFREIAVEHNNLGKAVYSRVARICKNDMGGSQRVLEKHWTSFLKARLNCSVPGDSFFYFDVLQSITDIIQINGVPTVIGVFTTQLNSIPGSAVCAFSMDDIEKVFKGRFKEQKTPDSVWTAVPEDKVPKPRPGCCAKHGLAEAYKTSIDFPDETLSFIKSHPLMDSAVPPIADEPWFTKTRVRYRLTAIEVDRSAGPYQNYTVIFVGSEAGVVLKVLAKTSPFSLNDSVLLEEIEAYNQAKCSAESEEDRKVVSLQLDKDHHALYVAFSSCVVRIPLSRCERYGSCKKSCIASRDPYCGWLSQGVCERVTLGMLAGGFEQDTEYGNTAHLGDCHGVRWEVQSGDSNQMVHMNVLITCVFAAFVLGAFIAGVAVYCYRDMFVRKNRKIHKDAESAQSCTDSSGSFAKLNGLFDSPVKEYQQNIDSPKLYSNLLTSRKELPPNMDTKSMVMDHRGQPPELAALPTPESTPVLHQKTLQAMKSHSDKAHGHGASRKEHPQFFPSSPPPHSPLSHGHIPSAIVLPNATHDYNTSFSNSNAHKAEKKLQNIDHPLTKSSSKREHRRSVDSRNTLNDLLKHLNDPNSNPKAIMGEIHMAHQTLMLDPVGPMSEVPPKVPNREASLYSPPSTLPRNSPTKRVDVPTTPGVPMTSLERQRGYHKNSSQRHSISAVPKNLNSPNGVLLSRQPSMNRGGYMPTPTGAKVDYIQGTPVSVHLQPSLSRQSSYTSNGTLPRTGLKRTPSLKPDVPPKPSFVPQTTSVRPLNKYTY, encoded by the exons ATGAGGTTCTTTCTGCTTTGCTTCCACGTGCTGTTCCTTCTGGTCTCCAGGTTACGGGCAGTCAGCTTCCCGGAAGACGACGAGCCCCTTAACACTGTTGATTATCACT ATTCAAGGCAATATCCGGTTTTTAGAGGACGCCCTTCAGGCAACGAATCGCAGCATAGGCTGGACTTTCAGCTGATGCTGAAAATTCGAGACACACTTTATATTGCTGGCAG AGATCAAGTCTATACAGTGAACTTAAATGAAATCCCCAAAACAGAGGTCATACCAAGCAAG AAGCTGACGTGGAGGTCCAGGCAACAGGATCGAGAAAACTGTGCTATGAAAGGCAAGCATAAA gaTGAGTGCCACAACTTCATCAAAGTATTTGTTCCAAGAAACGATgagatggtttttgtttgtggtaCCAATGCTTTCAACCCCATGTGTAGATACTATAGG tTGAATACCTTAGAGTATGATGGGGAAGAAATTAGTGGCCTGGCACGATGCCCATTTGATGCCAGACAAACCAATGTTGCCCTCTTTGCTG ATGGGAAACTGTATTCTGCCACAGTGGCCGACTTCCTGGCTAGTGATGCTGTCATTTATAGAAGCATGGGTGACGGATCTGCCCTTAGAACAATAAAATAtgattccaaatggatcaaag aACCACACTTTCTTCATGCCATTGAATATGGAAACTATGTCTATTTCTTCTTCAGAGAAATCGCTGTGGAACATAATAACTTAGGCAAG GCTGTGTATTCCCGCGTGGCTCGCATTTGTAAAAACGACATGGGTGGCTCCCAGCGGGTTCTGGAGAAGCACTGGACTTCCTTCCTGAAGGCCAGGCTTAACTGCTCTGTCCCCGGAGATTCCTTTTTCTACTTTGATGTTCTGCAATCCATCACAGACATAATCCAAATCAATGGCGTCCCCACCGTGATTGGGGTCTTCACCACGCAGCTTAACAG CATTCCTGGTTCTGCAGTCTGTGCCTTTAGCATGGACGACATTGAGAAAGTGTTCAAAGGGCGATTCAAAGAGCAGAAAACCCCGGACTCTGTTTGGACGGCAGTTCCCGAAGACAAAGTACCAAAACCAAG GCCTGGCTGTTGTGCCAAGCATGGCCTTGCAGAAGCTTACAAAACCTCCATCGACTTTCCAGACGAGACCCTGTCTTTCATCAAATCCCATCCCCTGATGGACTCTGCTGTTCCCCCCATTGCTGATGAGCCCTGGTTCACAAAGACACGGGTCAG GTACAGGTTGACGGCCATCGAAGTGGACCGTTCGGCGGGGCCCTACCAAAACTACACCGTCATCTTTGTCGGCTCTGAAGCCGGCGTGGTGCTGAAAGTGTTGGCAAAGACCAGCCCTTTCTCTCTGAATGACAGTGTATTGCTTGAGGAGATTGAAGCTTACAACCAAGCCAA GTGCAGCGCTGAGAGCGAGGAGGACAGAAAGGTCGTCTCGTTGCAGTTGGACAAAGATCACCATGCTTTGTACGTGGCCTTCTCTAGCTGCGTTGTCCGCATCCCCCTCAGTCGCTGTGAGCGCTATGGATCCTGTAAAAA GTCTTGCATCGCATCGCGTGACCCGTACTGCGGTTGGTTAAGCCAGGGCGTTTGTGAGAGAGTGACCCTAGGGATGCT CGCTGGAGGATTTGAGCAAGACACAGAGTATGGCAACACGGCCCACCTAGGGGACTGCCACG GTGTACGATGGGAAGTCCAATCTGGAGACTCCAACCAGATGGTCCATATGAATGTCCTCATCACCTGTGTGTTCGCGGCTTTCGTCTTGGGCGCATTCATTGCAGGCGTGGCTGTATACTGCTACCGCGACATGTTTGTTCGCAAGAACAGAAAGATCCATAAAGATGCGGAATCAGCCCAGTCATGCACAGACTCCAGCGGAAGCTTTGCCAAGCTGAATGGTCTCTTTGACAGTCCCGTCAAGGAATACCAACAGAACATTGATTCTCCTAAACTCTATAGCAACCTGCTGACCAGTCGGAAGGAGCTGCCACCCAACATGGATACAAAATCCATGGTCATGGACCACCGAGGCCAGCCTCCAGAGCTGGCTGCTCTCCCCACACCAGAGTCCACACCTGTACTCCACCAGAAGACCCTGCAGGCCATGAAGAGCCACTCTGACAAGGCCCACGGCCATGGTGCTTCAAGGAAAGAACATCCCCAGTTTTTTCCTTCTAGTCCTCCACCCCATTCCCCATTAAGTCACGGGCACATCCCCAGTGCCATTGTTCTTCCAAACGCCACCCACGACTACAATACGTCATTTTCAAACTCTAATGCTCATAAAGCTGAAAAGAAACTTCAGAACATCGACCATCCTCTTACAAAGTCGTCCAGTAAGAGGGAGCACCGGCGTTCTGTGGATTCCAGAAACACCCTTAACGATCTCCTGAAGCATCTAAATGACCCAAACAGTAACCCCAAAGCCATCATGGGAGAAATCCATATGGCCCATCAAACCCTCATGCTGGACCCAGTAGGACCTATGTCTGAGGTCCCACCCAAGGTCCCTAACCGGGAGGCATCTCTGTACTCCCCTCCCTCAACACTCCCCAGAAATAGCCCAACCAAGAGAGTAGATGTCCCCACCACTCCTGGGGTCCCAATGACATCTCTGGAAAGACAAAGGGGTTATCATAAAAATTCCTCCCAGAGGCACTCTATATCAGCTGTGCCTAAAAACTTAAACTCACCAAATGGTGTTTTGTTATCCAGACAGCCGAGTATGAACCGTGGAGGATATATGCCCACTCCCACCGGGGCGAAGGTGGACTATATTCAGGGGACACCTGTGAGTGTCCATCTGCAGCCTTCCCTCTCCAGACAGAGCAGCTACACCAGTAATGGCACCCTCCCCAGGACGGGACTAAAGAGGACACCATCCTTAAAACCTGATGTGCCGCCAAAGCCTTCCTTTGTTCCTCAGACCACGTCTGTCAGGCCACTGAACAAATACACTTACTAG
- the Sema6d gene encoding semaphorin-6D isoform X2, with product MRFFLLCFHVLFLLVSRLRAVSFPEDDEPLNTVDYHYSRQYPVFRGRPSGNESQHRLDFQLMLKIRDTLYIAGRDQVYTVNLNEIPKTEVIPSKKLTWRSRQQDRENCAMKGKHKDECHNFIKVFVPRNDEMVFVCGTNAFNPMCRYYRLNTLEYDGEEISGLARCPFDARQTNVALFADGKLYSATVADFLASDAVIYRSMGDGSALRTIKYDSKWIKEPHFLHAIEYGNYVYFFFREIAVEHNNLGKAVYSRVARICKNDMGGSQRVLEKHWTSFLKARLNCSVPGDSFFYFDVLQSITDIIQINGVPTVIGVFTTQLNSIPGSAVCAFSMDDIEKVFKGRFKEQKTPDSVWTAVPEDKVPKPRPGCCAKHGLAEAYKTSIDFPDETLSFIKSHPLMDSAVPPIADEPWFTKTRVRYRLTAIEVDRSAGPYQNYTVIFVGSEAGVVLKVLAKTSPFSLNDSVLLEEIEAYNQAKCSAESEEDRKVVSLQLDKDHHALYVAFSSCVVRIPLSRCERYGSCKKSCIASRDPYCGWLSQGVCERVTLGMLLLTEDLFASHNHSAGGFEQDTEYGNTAHLGDCHESLPTSTTPDYKIFGGPTSDMEVSSSSVATVASSPEITSKVVDTWRPKLTSSRKFVVQDDPYTSDFTDTLSGVRWEVQSGDSNQMVHMNVLITCVFAAFVLGAFIAGVAVYCYRDMFVRKNRKIHKDAESAQSCTDSSGSFAKLNGLFDSPVKEYQQNIDSPKLYSNLLTSRKELPPNMDTKSMVMDHRGQPPELAALPTPESTPVLHQKTLQAMKSHSDKAHGHGASRKEHPQFFPSSPPPHSPLSHGHIPSAIVLPNATHDYNTSFSNSNAHKAEKKLQNIDHPLTKSSSKREHRRSVDSRNTLNDLLKHLNDPNSNPKAIMGEIHMAHQTLMLDPVGPMSEVPPKVPNREASLYSPPSTLPRNSPTKRVDVPTTPGVPMTSLERQRGYHKNSSQRHSISAVPKNLNSPNGVLLSRQPSMNRGGYMPTPTGAKVDYIQGTPVSVHLQPSLSRQSSYTSNGTLPRTGLKRTPSLKPDVPPKPSFVPQTTSVRPLNKYTY from the exons ATGAGGTTCTTTCTGCTTTGCTTCCACGTGCTGTTCCTTCTGGTCTCCAGGTTACGGGCAGTCAGCTTCCCGGAAGACGACGAGCCCCTTAACACTGTTGATTATCACT ATTCAAGGCAATATCCGGTTTTTAGAGGACGCCCTTCAGGCAACGAATCGCAGCATAGGCTGGACTTTCAGCTGATGCTGAAAATTCGAGACACACTTTATATTGCTGGCAG AGATCAAGTCTATACAGTGAACTTAAATGAAATCCCCAAAACAGAGGTCATACCAAGCAAG AAGCTGACGTGGAGGTCCAGGCAACAGGATCGAGAAAACTGTGCTATGAAAGGCAAGCATAAA gaTGAGTGCCACAACTTCATCAAAGTATTTGTTCCAAGAAACGATgagatggtttttgtttgtggtaCCAATGCTTTCAACCCCATGTGTAGATACTATAGG tTGAATACCTTAGAGTATGATGGGGAAGAAATTAGTGGCCTGGCACGATGCCCATTTGATGCCAGACAAACCAATGTTGCCCTCTTTGCTG ATGGGAAACTGTATTCTGCCACAGTGGCCGACTTCCTGGCTAGTGATGCTGTCATTTATAGAAGCATGGGTGACGGATCTGCCCTTAGAACAATAAAATAtgattccaaatggatcaaag aACCACACTTTCTTCATGCCATTGAATATGGAAACTATGTCTATTTCTTCTTCAGAGAAATCGCTGTGGAACATAATAACTTAGGCAAG GCTGTGTATTCCCGCGTGGCTCGCATTTGTAAAAACGACATGGGTGGCTCCCAGCGGGTTCTGGAGAAGCACTGGACTTCCTTCCTGAAGGCCAGGCTTAACTGCTCTGTCCCCGGAGATTCCTTTTTCTACTTTGATGTTCTGCAATCCATCACAGACATAATCCAAATCAATGGCGTCCCCACCGTGATTGGGGTCTTCACCACGCAGCTTAACAG CATTCCTGGTTCTGCAGTCTGTGCCTTTAGCATGGACGACATTGAGAAAGTGTTCAAAGGGCGATTCAAAGAGCAGAAAACCCCGGACTCTGTTTGGACGGCAGTTCCCGAAGACAAAGTACCAAAACCAAG GCCTGGCTGTTGTGCCAAGCATGGCCTTGCAGAAGCTTACAAAACCTCCATCGACTTTCCAGACGAGACCCTGTCTTTCATCAAATCCCATCCCCTGATGGACTCTGCTGTTCCCCCCATTGCTGATGAGCCCTGGTTCACAAAGACACGGGTCAG GTACAGGTTGACGGCCATCGAAGTGGACCGTTCGGCGGGGCCCTACCAAAACTACACCGTCATCTTTGTCGGCTCTGAAGCCGGCGTGGTGCTGAAAGTGTTGGCAAAGACCAGCCCTTTCTCTCTGAATGACAGTGTATTGCTTGAGGAGATTGAAGCTTACAACCAAGCCAA GTGCAGCGCTGAGAGCGAGGAGGACAGAAAGGTCGTCTCGTTGCAGTTGGACAAAGATCACCATGCTTTGTACGTGGCCTTCTCTAGCTGCGTTGTCCGCATCCCCCTCAGTCGCTGTGAGCGCTATGGATCCTGTAAAAA GTCTTGCATCGCATCGCGTGACCCGTACTGCGGTTGGTTAAGCCAGGGCGTTTGTGAGAGAGTGACCCTAGGGATGCT GCTGTTAACCGAAGACTTGTTTGCTTCCCATAACCACAGCGCTGGAGGATTTGAGCAAGACACAGAGTATGGCAACACGGCCCACCTAGGGGACTGCCACG AAAGTTTGCCTACTTCAACTACACCAGATTACAAAATATTTGGCGGTCCAAcatctg ACATGGAGGTCTCTTCATCTTCTGTTGCCACTGTGGCAAGTAGCCCAGAAATTACATCTAAAGTGGTTGATACCTGGAGACCTAAACTGACGAGCTCCCGGAAATTTGTAGTTCAAGATGACCCATACACTTCTGATTTTACTGATACTTTATCAG GTGTACGATGGGAAGTCCAATCTGGAGACTCCAACCAGATGGTCCATATGAATGTCCTCATCACCTGTGTGTTCGCGGCTTTCGTCTTGGGCGCATTCATTGCAGGCGTGGCTGTATACTGCTACCGCGACATGTTTGTTCGCAAGAACAGAAAGATCCATAAAGATGCGGAATCAGCCCAGTCATGCACAGACTCCAGCGGAAGCTTTGCCAAGCTGAATGGTCTCTTTGACAGTCCCGTCAAGGAATACCAACAGAACATTGATTCTCCTAAACTCTATAGCAACCTGCTGACCAGTCGGAAGGAGCTGCCACCCAACATGGATACAAAATCCATGGTCATGGACCACCGAGGCCAGCCTCCAGAGCTGGCTGCTCTCCCCACACCAGAGTCCACACCTGTACTCCACCAGAAGACCCTGCAGGCCATGAAGAGCCACTCTGACAAGGCCCACGGCCATGGTGCTTCAAGGAAAGAACATCCCCAGTTTTTTCCTTCTAGTCCTCCACCCCATTCCCCATTAAGTCACGGGCACATCCCCAGTGCCATTGTTCTTCCAAACGCCACCCACGACTACAATACGTCATTTTCAAACTCTAATGCTCATAAAGCTGAAAAGAAACTTCAGAACATCGACCATCCTCTTACAAAGTCGTCCAGTAAGAGGGAGCACCGGCGTTCTGTGGATTCCAGAAACACCCTTAACGATCTCCTGAAGCATCTAAATGACCCAAACAGTAACCCCAAAGCCATCATGGGAGAAATCCATATGGCCCATCAAACCCTCATGCTGGACCCAGTAGGACCTATGTCTGAGGTCCCACCCAAGGTCCCTAACCGGGAGGCATCTCTGTACTCCCCTCCCTCAACACTCCCCAGAAATAGCCCAACCAAGAGAGTAGATGTCCCCACCACTCCTGGGGTCCCAATGACATCTCTGGAAAGACAAAGGGGTTATCATAAAAATTCCTCCCAGAGGCACTCTATATCAGCTGTGCCTAAAAACTTAAACTCACCAAATGGTGTTTTGTTATCCAGACAGCCGAGTATGAACCGTGGAGGATATATGCCCACTCCCACCGGGGCGAAGGTGGACTATATTCAGGGGACACCTGTGAGTGTCCATCTGCAGCCTTCCCTCTCCAGACAGAGCAGCTACACCAGTAATGGCACCCTCCCCAGGACGGGACTAAAGAGGACACCATCCTTAAAACCTGATGTGCCGCCAAAGCCTTCCTTTGTTCCTCAGACCACGTCTGTCAGGCCACTGAACAAATACACTTACTAG
- the Sema6d gene encoding semaphorin-6D isoform X5, giving the protein MRFFLLCFHVLFLLVSRLRAVSFPEDDEPLNTVDYHYSRQYPVFRGRPSGNESQHRLDFQLMLKIRDTLYIAGRDQVYTVNLNEIPKTEVIPSKKLTWRSRQQDRENCAMKGKHKDECHNFIKVFVPRNDEMVFVCGTNAFNPMCRYYRLNTLEYDGEEISGLARCPFDARQTNVALFADGKLYSATVADFLASDAVIYRSMGDGSALRTIKYDSKWIKEPHFLHAIEYGNYVYFFFREIAVEHNNLGKAVYSRVARICKNDMGGSQRVLEKHWTSFLKARLNCSVPGDSFFYFDVLQSITDIIQINGVPTVIGVFTTQLNSIPGSAVCAFSMDDIEKVFKGRFKEQKTPDSVWTAVPEDKVPKPRPGCCAKHGLAEAYKTSIDFPDETLSFIKSHPLMDSAVPPIADEPWFTKTRVRYRLTAIEVDRSAGPYQNYTVIFVGSEAGVVLKVLAKTSPFSLNDSVLLEEIEAYNQAKCSAESEEDRKVVSLQLDKDHHALYVAFSSCVVRIPLSRCERYGSCKKSCIASRDPYCGWLSQGVCERVTLGMLLLTEDLFASHNHSAGGFEQDTEYGNTAHLGDCHDMEVSSSSVATVASSPEITSKVVDTWRPKLTSSRKFVVQDDPYTSDFTDTLSGIPKGVRWEVQSGDSNQMVHMNVLITCVFAAFVLGAFIAGVAVYCYRDMFVRKNRKIHKDAESAQSCTDSSGSFAKLNGLFDSPVKEYQQNIDSPKLYSNLLTSRKELPPNMDTKSMVMDHRGQPPELAALPTPESTPVLHQKTLQAMKSHSDKAHGHGASRKEHPQFFPSSPPPHSPLSHGHIPSAIVLPNATHDYNTSFSNSNAHKAEKKLQNIDHPLTKSSSKREHRRSVDSRNTLNDLLKHLNDPNSNPKAIMGEIHMAHQTLMLDPVGPMSEVPPKVPNREASLYSPPSTLPRNSPTKRVDVPTTPGVPMTSLERQRGYHKNSSQRHSISAVPKNLNSPNGVLLSRQPSMNRGGYMPTPTGAKVDYIQGTPVSVHLQPSLSRQSSYTSNGTLPRTGLKRTPSLKPDVPPKPSFVPQTTSVRPLNKYTY; this is encoded by the exons ATGAGGTTCTTTCTGCTTTGCTTCCACGTGCTGTTCCTTCTGGTCTCCAGGTTACGGGCAGTCAGCTTCCCGGAAGACGACGAGCCCCTTAACACTGTTGATTATCACT ATTCAAGGCAATATCCGGTTTTTAGAGGACGCCCTTCAGGCAACGAATCGCAGCATAGGCTGGACTTTCAGCTGATGCTGAAAATTCGAGACACACTTTATATTGCTGGCAG AGATCAAGTCTATACAGTGAACTTAAATGAAATCCCCAAAACAGAGGTCATACCAAGCAAG AAGCTGACGTGGAGGTCCAGGCAACAGGATCGAGAAAACTGTGCTATGAAAGGCAAGCATAAA gaTGAGTGCCACAACTTCATCAAAGTATTTGTTCCAAGAAACGATgagatggtttttgtttgtggtaCCAATGCTTTCAACCCCATGTGTAGATACTATAGG tTGAATACCTTAGAGTATGATGGGGAAGAAATTAGTGGCCTGGCACGATGCCCATTTGATGCCAGACAAACCAATGTTGCCCTCTTTGCTG ATGGGAAACTGTATTCTGCCACAGTGGCCGACTTCCTGGCTAGTGATGCTGTCATTTATAGAAGCATGGGTGACGGATCTGCCCTTAGAACAATAAAATAtgattccaaatggatcaaag aACCACACTTTCTTCATGCCATTGAATATGGAAACTATGTCTATTTCTTCTTCAGAGAAATCGCTGTGGAACATAATAACTTAGGCAAG GCTGTGTATTCCCGCGTGGCTCGCATTTGTAAAAACGACATGGGTGGCTCCCAGCGGGTTCTGGAGAAGCACTGGACTTCCTTCCTGAAGGCCAGGCTTAACTGCTCTGTCCCCGGAGATTCCTTTTTCTACTTTGATGTTCTGCAATCCATCACAGACATAATCCAAATCAATGGCGTCCCCACCGTGATTGGGGTCTTCACCACGCAGCTTAACAG CATTCCTGGTTCTGCAGTCTGTGCCTTTAGCATGGACGACATTGAGAAAGTGTTCAAAGGGCGATTCAAAGAGCAGAAAACCCCGGACTCTGTTTGGACGGCAGTTCCCGAAGACAAAGTACCAAAACCAAG GCCTGGCTGTTGTGCCAAGCATGGCCTTGCAGAAGCTTACAAAACCTCCATCGACTTTCCAGACGAGACCCTGTCTTTCATCAAATCCCATCCCCTGATGGACTCTGCTGTTCCCCCCATTGCTGATGAGCCCTGGTTCACAAAGACACGGGTCAG GTACAGGTTGACGGCCATCGAAGTGGACCGTTCGGCGGGGCCCTACCAAAACTACACCGTCATCTTTGTCGGCTCTGAAGCCGGCGTGGTGCTGAAAGTGTTGGCAAAGACCAGCCCTTTCTCTCTGAATGACAGTGTATTGCTTGAGGAGATTGAAGCTTACAACCAAGCCAA GTGCAGCGCTGAGAGCGAGGAGGACAGAAAGGTCGTCTCGTTGCAGTTGGACAAAGATCACCATGCTTTGTACGTGGCCTTCTCTAGCTGCGTTGTCCGCATCCCCCTCAGTCGCTGTGAGCGCTATGGATCCTGTAAAAA GTCTTGCATCGCATCGCGTGACCCGTACTGCGGTTGGTTAAGCCAGGGCGTTTGTGAGAGAGTGACCCTAGGGATGCT GCTGTTAACCGAAGACTTGTTTGCTTCCCATAACCACAGCGCTGGAGGATTTGAGCAAGACACAGAGTATGGCAACACGGCCCACCTAGGGGACTGCCACG ACATGGAGGTCTCTTCATCTTCTGTTGCCACTGTGGCAAGTAGCCCAGAAATTACATCTAAAGTGGTTGATACCTGGAGACCTAAACTGACGAGCTCCCGGAAATTTGTAGTTCAAGATGACCCATACACTTCTGATTTTACTGATACTTTATCAGGTATCCCAAAGG GTGTACGATGGGAAGTCCAATCTGGAGACTCCAACCAGATGGTCCATATGAATGTCCTCATCACCTGTGTGTTCGCGGCTTTCGTCTTGGGCGCATTCATTGCAGGCGTGGCTGTATACTGCTACCGCGACATGTTTGTTCGCAAGAACAGAAAGATCCATAAAGATGCGGAATCAGCCCAGTCATGCACAGACTCCAGCGGAAGCTTTGCCAAGCTGAATGGTCTCTTTGACAGTCCCGTCAAGGAATACCAACAGAACATTGATTCTCCTAAACTCTATAGCAACCTGCTGACCAGTCGGAAGGAGCTGCCACCCAACATGGATACAAAATCCATGGTCATGGACCACCGAGGCCAGCCTCCAGAGCTGGCTGCTCTCCCCACACCAGAGTCCACACCTGTACTCCACCAGAAGACCCTGCAGGCCATGAAGAGCCACTCTGACAAGGCCCACGGCCATGGTGCTTCAAGGAAAGAACATCCCCAGTTTTTTCCTTCTAGTCCTCCACCCCATTCCCCATTAAGTCACGGGCACATCCCCAGTGCCATTGTTCTTCCAAACGCCACCCACGACTACAATACGTCATTTTCAAACTCTAATGCTCATAAAGCTGAAAAGAAACTTCAGAACATCGACCATCCTCTTACAAAGTCGTCCAGTAAGAGGGAGCACCGGCGTTCTGTGGATTCCAGAAACACCCTTAACGATCTCCTGAAGCATCTAAATGACCCAAACAGTAACCCCAAAGCCATCATGGGAGAAATCCATATGGCCCATCAAACCCTCATGCTGGACCCAGTAGGACCTATGTCTGAGGTCCCACCCAAGGTCCCTAACCGGGAGGCATCTCTGTACTCCCCTCCCTCAACACTCCCCAGAAATAGCCCAACCAAGAGAGTAGATGTCCCCACCACTCCTGGGGTCCCAATGACATCTCTGGAAAGACAAAGGGGTTATCATAAAAATTCCTCCCAGAGGCACTCTATATCAGCTGTGCCTAAAAACTTAAACTCACCAAATGGTGTTTTGTTATCCAGACAGCCGAGTATGAACCGTGGAGGATATATGCCCACTCCCACCGGGGCGAAGGTGGACTATATTCAGGGGACACCTGTGAGTGTCCATCTGCAGCCTTCCCTCTCCAGACAGAGCAGCTACACCAGTAATGGCACCCTCCCCAGGACGGGACTAAAGAGGACACCATCCTTAAAACCTGATGTGCCGCCAAAGCCTTCCTTTGTTCCTCAGACCACGTCTGTCAGGCCACTGAACAAATACACTTACTAG